Within the Erythrobacter insulae genome, the region AAAGTTATCGCAAAATTGCAGTCCGATCGTAGCGATCTCGATCGCGCAATGTATGAGCCTGCCAGCGCATCAACTGGATTGGCAAACAAGCCAATGAGCGAGCTTATGGCGCGGCGGGCACGCCTGACCGATGAACTGGAGGAAGCAGAAGCCGAATGGCTCACCCTAAGCGAGCGAATGGAGAAGATCGAGCAAAGTTAGGTCTGCATTACGCAGGCGATTGTGGCCAACAAAGGCGCGATCAATTCGGCGAAACAGCCGCGCATTCAAAGACGCACATCGCCAGTTACCGACAGCAAGGTGGCTTGTGGAATTCTGCACTCGGGCCGCAATCAGCCTGCCGAGCTTCCTACCGCAAGCTCACCACATTATCGCTGTCCTCACGCACGCGCGTACCATTGAACAGGCTCAGCATTGGTTCGTCAGTTACGATGACACATTCGGCATCACCAAACCCGTTAAAACCGGTTTTCATTGCCGCGCCATACGCGCCGAGCATACCAATCTCGATATAGTCGCCCGCCTGAATATCCGCAGGCAGCGGGAACGGGCCGGCCATGTAATCGGCATCATCGCAAGTGGGGCCGTAGAAAGCGAAATCCTCAAGCCCGTCGCGCAGGTCATCTTCCAGCGCATTTGCGGGGAAACGCCACGCCACATGCGCCGCATCATACAGCGCGCCGTAGGCACCATCATTGATGTAAAGCTCGCTACCGCGCCGTTTTTCGACCTTCACAATCATAGAGCTGTATTCCGCGCACAGCGCCCGGCCCGGCTCACACCATAGCTCTGCGTTGTATGCGATGGGTAGCGCATAGAAATGCTGATGAATGATCGCGAAGTAATCTTCCAGCGGAGGCGGCTCCATACCCGGATAGATGCTGGGAAAACCACCGCCCACGTCGATCATGTCAATCACAACCGAAGCCTCTGCAATGGCTGCGCGGGTGCGATCGAGCGCCTGAACGAAGGCGAATGGTGTCATTGCCTGACTGCCCACATGGAAACAGATGCCAAGCCAATCGCAATGCTGGCGGGCCTGTTGCAGCAGCTCAGGCGCTTCGAGCAGATCACAGCCAAACTTGCTGGCCAGTGACAGTTCAGAATATTCGGACGATACACGTATGCGCACACACAAACGCAAATCTTGCGCAGGCTCACCTGTTTCGGGATTGCGGCAGGCCTCGACGATCTTTTCAAGCTCTTCGATGCTATCGAGACTGAAGGTTTTGACGCCGTGCTTGAAATAAGCCTCACGGATTGCGCTTGGCGTTTTGATCGGGTGCATAAAACACAGCGTCGCATCAGGCAGAACGCCGCGTACGAGCCGCACCTCTGCGATGGAGGCAGTGTCGTAATGCGTTACTCCTGCATCCCACAGAACCTCGATCAAATCGGGCGCCGGATTCGCTTTCACAGCGTACAGAACCTTGCCCGGAAATTTCCCGACAAAGAATTCTGCAGCGCGCTTGGCAGCGTGCGGACGATTGAGGATGACCGGCTCGTCAGGCTTAAGAGCCCGGGCTACAGTCTTGGCGTCAGGAAACGTATGCAATTCAAGGGACCCCCAGAAGGTTCAGCTGTTTGACCAAACGGTTTTGAGGCTGCCTTGCGGTTTAGTCCCTTGGGGCAGCGGAAGCGCGCATATAAAGCCTCTGCGCGCCCTCGCAACTATAAATCATGAAAGACGCAAAAGTTCCGTGATTTAGAACGCAACAGCCGGGGTCTGATCCACGGTGCCCTGCTCGCTATCGTCGAGCCGATTAAAGTCGGCCTCTTGGAAACCCAGCGCCCCTGCGAACAGGACGGCAGGAAACGCTTCGCGAGAGGTATTGAAGCGCGCCACCGCAGCGTTCAGCGCACGGCGCGACGCGGCAAGCTTGTCTTCAACATCGGCGAGCTCATTCTGAAGCTCCTGAAAATTGGTGTTGGCTTTGAGATCGGGATAATCCTCACCAAGAGCCAAAAGGTTATCGAGAGCCAGTTTTAGCCCCTTTTCCTCGCCGGACGTCGGATTGCCTTTTGCCGCGGCATTGCGGGCCTGAATGACGCTTTCCAGCGTCGAGGCCTCATGCCCGGCATAACCTTTCACCGTTTCAACGAGGTTTGGGATCAAATCGTGGCGCAAACGAAGCTGTGCATCGATGTCGGCCGCGCCCTGATTAACATTCTGTCTCAGGCCAACCAGATTGTTGTAAATGCCGATGATCAACAGCAAAAGTGCAACGACAATCACGATAATCGCAGACGTCCAGAACCAGCCAAGAATCTCAACCATTGTACACCCCTCCTTTTGCGAGCAACTATATCCTAACTCCTATTGGTTAAAAGATCACAGCTTTAACAAAGGTTTTGCAAAATGATGCGCGCGGATGTTCAGGGATTGATGCACGGGGAGCTTGGCGACTGGCTTGGCCAGCAATCCGCCATGCGCACGGAAGCGAAAGCGGAAGCCACATCGCGCTGGACGTGGGGCGCTGCTGGATTGCTGCCGGTTCTGGCCTTCCTTTGGTTTGGCCCATTCTTTTCAGGGACATTCACGTTCATTCTTACCGCTCTTGCAATTGGCGGTGTTTATGCCTGGGGATATATGCCCATCGCCGAAGCGAAAAAGGCGATCAAAGTCGGCATCAATTCCGCCATCGCGAACAGTCTCGGCGTGCAATACGCCCATGATGTTGAGCCAGGCGGAGAATTCGAGGCCTGCCGGACCTATGGCCTTGTCCCGAATTATGACCGATCCGATTTTGAAGACCGCTGGTTTGGCCGATTGGAAGGGCACAGCTTTGAATTGTACGAAGCACACCTCGAAGAACGGCGCGGATCGAACAAAAACCGCCGATGGGTCACTGTGTTTCGGGGCGCCATTATCGCGATGGAATTTGGCCGGTCATTCCATTCCACCACTCTTTTGCAGAGAGCGGGTAAACATCAAAAATGGCTCGGGCTTGGCGGACGCAAAGACAATGTGAAATTCAAAGGCCATCAGCTCGCCTATGTCGATCAGGTGCATCCCGACTTTGAAGATATTTTTGAACTGTGGAGCGACGATCAGGTCGAAGCGCGCGTTTTGGTCCACCCGTCTTATATTGAACACTTGATCGCGCTCGAAAAAGCATTTCACGGTGAAGCGGTGCGCGCTCTGTTCACCCGCGGTTCTGTCGTAATCGCCGTGGAAAGCCAGGATTTGTTCGAAAGCGGATCATTGGACGCCGAGGGCGACGAGGCTCGCGTTGCAGAGGCCGCTGCGCAGTTCGAAGCTCTGGCTGGGCTCGCGCTTGCGATCAATCAAAACGAACGCGGGCGGGTTCTGCAAAATGTTGAAAGAGACCCGATCGGCGGGCAATTTGGACGCCGCAGGCGCAACGTGCGCCGTTAACTCAGCCGGTTTCTAAAGTCTTCGTAGTCGAACCGTTTTACACATTCGAGTGCATCCGTCTCGCTGTCCCACAACCAGATACTGGGCAATTGCACTCCGTTGAATGTGTTGGTCTTCACCATCGAATAATGCGCCTGATCCAGAAATGCGAAGCGCGCGCCCGCTTCTGCAGGGACCGGCAAACGGTAATCCCCAATCACATCACCTGCGAGGCATGACGGCCCGCCAAGGCGGATCGGGATGCTATCTTCGCCCGCAAGTTCGCCCATCATCGCTGGCCGATACGGGGCCTCCAACACATCCGGCATATGACAGGTCGCAGATATATCGGTGATGCCGATGGGCACTTCATTAAAGCCAGTGTCGAGCAGCGTGCCCACCAGAATTCCCGCGTCCAAAGCAATCGCCTCACCCGGTTCGATAATGATTTCTGCACCAGTATCAGCAGCCGCATCACGCAGAAACTCGGTCAGCTCTGCGCGCTCATAATCGGCGCGCGTGATATGATGCCCGCCTCCCATATTGATCCATTTTAGCTGTCCGAACCACGGCTCAATCGCATCGAAAACACGGTCCCAAGTCGCGCGAAGCGGCTCAAAAGTCTGCTCGCACAGGTTATGAAAGTGGATGCCCTCCACACCTTCCATCGCCTCTTCGGTCAGTTGATCGATAGGAAAGCCCAAACGGGAGCCCGGCGCGCTGGGATCGTATTTGGCCACTTCGCCCGTCGCGACCATCGGATTGATCCGCAAACCGACCGACACATCGCCGCCGGTTGTGGCTGCATGGTCAAGGATGAGCGCGGCGCGCTTCATCTGGCCGGGGGAATTAAAGATCACATGTTCGGAAAGGCGGCAAATCTCGTCCAGTTCCTCCGGCTTGAACGCGGCCGAATAGGTCGCAATCTCGCCGTCATAAAATTCAGACGCCAGCCGCGCCTCCCACAGACCGCTGGTCGATACCCCGTCGAGATATTCACCA harbors:
- a CDS encoding carboxynorspermidine decarboxylase is translated as METKAGDPGAFAHFDLSRVDSPAFVVDAAKIRENCQILAGIRDEAASDGGSIKVFAALKAFSMWSTAHILGEYLDGVSTSGLWEARLASEFYDGEIATYSAAFKPEELDEICRLSEHVIFNSPGQMKRAALILDHAATTGGDVSVGLRINPMVATGEVAKYDPSAPGSRLGFPIDQLTEEAMEGVEGIHFHNLCEQTFEPLRATWDRVFDAIEPWFGQLKWINMGGGHHITRADYERAELTEFLRDAAADTGAEIIIEPGEAIALDAGILVGTLLDTGFNEVPIGITDISATCHMPDVLEAPYRPAMMGELAGEDSIPIRLGGPSCLAGDVIGDYRLPVPAEAGARFAFLDQAHYSMVKTNTFNGVQLPSIWLWDSETDALECVKRFDYEDFRNRLS
- a CDS encoding DUF3137 domain-containing protein, which translates into the protein MMRADVQGLMHGELGDWLGQQSAMRTEAKAEATSRWTWGAAGLLPVLAFLWFGPFFSGTFTFILTALAIGGVYAWGYMPIAEAKKAIKVGINSAIANSLGVQYAHDVEPGGEFEACRTYGLVPNYDRSDFEDRWFGRLEGHSFELYEAHLEERRGSNKNRRWVTVFRGAIIAMEFGRSFHSTTLLQRAGKHQKWLGLGGRKDNVKFKGHQLAYVDQVHPDFEDIFELWSDDQVEARVLVHPSYIEHLIALEKAFHGEAVRALFTRGSVVIAVESQDLFESGSLDAEGDEARVAEAAAQFEALAGLALAINQNERGRVLQNVERDPIGGQFGRRRRNVRR
- a CDS encoding type III PLP-dependent enzyme; this translates as MHTFPDAKTVARALKPDEPVILNRPHAAKRAAEFFVGKFPGKVLYAVKANPAPDLIEVLWDAGVTHYDTASIAEVRLVRGVLPDATLCFMHPIKTPSAIREAYFKHGVKTFSLDSIEELEKIVEACRNPETGEPAQDLRLCVRIRVSSEYSELSLASKFGCDLLEAPELLQQARQHCDWLGICFHVGSQAMTPFAFVQALDRTRAAIAEASVVIDMIDVGGGFPSIYPGMEPPPLEDYFAIIHQHFYALPIAYNAELWCEPGRALCAEYSSMIVKVEKRRGSELYINDGAYGALYDAAHVAWRFPANALEDDLRDGLEDFAFYGPTCDDADYMAGPFPLPADIQAGDYIEIGMLGAYGAAMKTGFNGFGDAECVIVTDEPMLSLFNGTRVREDSDNVVSLR
- a CDS encoding LemA family protein codes for the protein MVEILGWFWTSAIIVIVVALLLLIIGIYNNLVGLRQNVNQGAADIDAQLRLRHDLIPNLVETVKGYAGHEASTLESVIQARNAAAKGNPTSGEEKGLKLALDNLLALGEDYPDLKANTNFQELQNELADVEDKLAASRRALNAAVARFNTSREAFPAVLFAGALGFQEADFNRLDDSEQGTVDQTPAVAF